A genomic stretch from Acropora palmata chromosome 13, jaAcrPala1.3, whole genome shotgun sequence includes:
- the LOC141863472 gene encoding sulfotransferase 1C4-like, producing MAERKVFERVPLLEAEFDINVKLSVRTLPSPRLISSHLTYDVIPKGEGCKYIYIARNPKDVAVSYYEFMKAHGPSGGYNGPWEFFARIFVEGKAPFGLWNKRVLEWWKRKDNSNVLFLKYEDLKKDLTANIWQIAEFLEKPVSNDIVNKITHQCTFKEMKKNMSTFTLTDDLKVLRKGKIGDWKNYFTPEIEKRFETDVMKELIDTGLTFDFEP from the exons ATGGCTGAAAGAAAAGTATTTGAAAGAGTTCCATTGTTGGAAGCTGAATTTGACATTAATGTCAAACTAAGTGTCAGAACTCTCCCCAGTCCTCGCCTCATCAGTAGTCACCtcacttatgacgtcatacCGAAAGGAGAGGGATGCAAGTATATTTACATTGCACGAAATCCAAAGGATGTGGCAGTTTCATATTATGAATTCATGAAAGCACATGGTCCATCTGGTGGCTATAATGGACCATGGGAATTTTTTGCGAGAATATTTGTGGAAGGAAAAG CTCCTTTTGGATTGTGGAACAAACGTGTTCTGGAATGGTGGAAACGTAAAGATAATTCTAATGTGTTATTTCTGAAATATGAGGACTTGAAAAAG GATTTAACCGCTAATATTTGGCAAATTGCAGAGTTCCTTGAAAAGCCCGTTTCTAACGACATCGTTAATAAAATCACTCATCAGTGCACCTttaaggaaatgaaaaagaacatGTCCACATTCACTTTAACAGATGATCTCAAAGTTTtacgaaaaggaaaaattggtGACTGGAAGAATTACTTTACaccagaaattgaaaagcgCTTTGAGACTGACGTGATGAAGGAGCTTATAGATACAGGTCTTACGTTTGACTTTGAACCTTGA